From Deinococcus ruber, the proteins below share one genomic window:
- a CDS encoding YqjF family protein: MTHRPFPAPTSPWVLQMRWLDLCFMHWPVEPEAIARHLPAGMQLDTWEGRAYLGVVPFRMEGIRPRATFDVPGVSAFPEINLRTYVTAGGVPGVWFFSLDAAQRLAVRAARLAFHLPYFDARMWTQAQGELIRYASQRTHAGAAPARFAGAYQPSGPVFYAQPGSLEDWLTARYALYSADRHGTIFRGHIDHAPWPLQRARAEVAINTMSEQIGVPLMGEPHLLYAHRLDVRAWLIERV; this comes from the coding sequence ATGACGCACCGCCCCTTCCCCGCCCCGACCTCGCCGTGGGTGCTCCAGATGCGCTGGCTAGACCTCTGTTTCATGCACTGGCCCGTAGAACCGGAAGCCATTGCCCGGCATCTCCCCGCCGGAATGCAGCTCGACACCTGGGAAGGGCGGGCATATTTAGGCGTGGTGCCGTTCCGCATGGAAGGCATCCGGCCCCGCGCCACCTTCGACGTGCCGGGCGTCTCGGCCTTTCCCGAAATCAATCTGCGAACGTATGTGACGGCGGGCGGCGTGCCGGGCGTGTGGTTCTTCAGCCTGGACGCGGCGCAGCGGCTGGCAGTGCGGGCGGCGCGGCTGGCATTTCATCTTCCCTATTTCGATGCCCGGATGTGGACGCAGGCTCAGGGCGAGCTGATCCGCTATGCCAGCCAGCGAACCCACGCGGGCGCGGCCCCGGCCAGGTTCGCGGGGGCGTATCAGCCCAGCGGCCCGGTCTTTTACGCCCAGCCCGGCTCGCTGGAAGACTGGCTGACCGCCCGCTACGCGCTGTACAGCGCCGACAGGCACGGCACCATCTTCCGGGGCCACATCGACCATGCGCCCTGGCCGCTGCAACGGGCGCGGGCTGAGGTTGCCATCAACACCATGTCGGAACAGATCGGTGTGCCGCTGATGGGCGAGCCGCATCTGCTGTACGCCCACCGATTGGATGTGCGGGCGTGGCTGATCGAGCGGGTGTAG
- a CDS encoding helix-turn-helix domain-containing protein, whose product MTASPFDRLARAVRERRRLLGIGLPELARDMGVSEALLSALERGEYDPRSLHMLAQRALSHRLDLTLDVFLL is encoded by the coding sequence ATGACTGCTTCGCCCTTCGACCGACTGGCCCGCGCCGTGCGGGAACGCCGCCGCCTGCTGGGAATCGGGCTGCCCGAACTGGCCCGCGACATGGGCGTGAGCGAGGCGCTGCTTTCGGCACTGGAACGCGGTGAATACGATCCGCGCAGCCTGCACATGCTGGCGCAGCGGGCGCTGTCTCACAGGCTCGATCTGACACTCGACGTGTTTCTGCTCTGA
- the rplM gene encoding 50S ribosomal protein L13, which produces MKTYTPVIDPQAQTWVVVDAANVPLGRLATVVATHIRGKHRADYTPNILMGDFVIVLNAEKVALTGKKLDQKVYTRYTGYQGGLKKETARTALAKHPERVIEHAVYGMLPKGRLGRAMHTRLKVYPGSQHPHTAQAPVALTIKSALENK; this is translated from the coding sequence GTGAAAACCTACACCCCTGTTATTGACCCCCAGGCCCAGACCTGGGTCGTGGTAGACGCAGCGAATGTTCCGCTGGGCCGCCTCGCCACCGTTGTCGCCACCCACATTCGCGGCAAGCACCGCGCCGATTACACGCCCAACATCCTGATGGGCGATTTCGTGATCGTGCTGAACGCCGAGAAGGTCGCACTGACCGGCAAGAAGCTCGACCAGAAGGTGTACACCCGCTACACCGGCTACCAGGGTGGCCTGAAGAAGGAAACCGCCCGCACCGCGCTGGCAAAGCACCCCGAGCGCGTCATCGAGCACGCGGTGTACGGCATGCTGCCCAAGGGTCGCCTGGGCCGCGCCATGCACACCCGTCTGAAGGTCTACCCCGGTAGCCAGCACCCCCACACCGCTCAGGCCCCTGTCGCTCTGACTATCAAGTCTGCCCTGGAGAACAAATAA
- a CDS encoding ribonuclease H family protein, whose product MNHAFVDGSYSDSGEYAGVGGWGIVLLLPGQPPRRIQGRAVGAAAGVNGAEDNNATELRAVLEALRHAPEGEALTVYSDNTSTLNSIRRGSLSVSQDELAALIRREAAERGTELRLHRASRERRHMRAAHDLANEARRDQTGREPAPVHAEALIVQAPWRASATITLRRQGEKVTLELPLDPAAPLPSTAQALLGAVALAQPGETLLIRRASKLARAIWEKPQRALEGAAREAVQAGRHAVQERGITVLFES is encoded by the coding sequence GTGAACCACGCCTTCGTGGACGGCAGTTATAGCGACAGCGGCGAGTACGCAGGGGTGGGCGGCTGGGGCATCGTGCTGCTGTTGCCGGGTCAGCCGCCTCGCCGTATTCAGGGGCGTGCGGTGGGGGCGGCGGCTGGCGTAAACGGGGCCGAGGACAACAACGCCACCGAACTGCGGGCGGTGCTGGAAGCGCTGCGCCATGCACCCGAAGGCGAGGCGCTGACGGTCTATTCCGACAACACCAGCACCCTGAACAGCATTCGGCGCGGCAGCCTGAGCGTGTCTCAGGACGAACTGGCCGCCCTGATTCGCCGCGAAGCCGCCGAGCGAGGCACCGAGTTGCGGCTGCACCGTGCCAGCCGCGAGCGCCGCCACATGCGGGCCGCCCACGACCTTGCCAACGAGGCGAGGCGCGACCAGACGGGCAGAGAACCAGCTCCGGTTCACGCCGAAGCCCTGATCGTCCAGGCTCCCTGGCGGGCCTCGGCCACCATCACACTCCGGAGGCAGGGCGAGAAGGTGACGCTGGAATTGCCCCTCGATCCTGCCGCGCCGCTGCCCTCCACGGCTCAGGCGCTGCTGGGTGCTGTGGCGCTGGCACAGCCGGGCGAAACGCTGCTGATCCGGCGGGCTTCAAAGCTGGCACGGGCCATCTGGGAAAAGCCTCAGCGGGCGCTGGAGGGTGCAGCCAGAGAAGCGGTGCAGGCAGGCAGACACGCGGTACAGGAGCGCGGCATCACTGTGTTGTTCGAGTCGTGA
- the aroB gene encoding 3-dehydroquinate synthase, with protein MPRIEVGGATPYTVTVEHGALKRARVPQQRAALIVDAGLPGGVVQQAQAAFQPELTLEVPSGDACKTAEVWSRVLSRLATANLPRDGAVIGLGGGATTDLAGFVAASYLRGVAYYSAPTTLLGMVDAAVGGKTGINLPEGKNLVGAFWPPRAVWCDPDVLNSLPPAVFREGAAEAYKHGLISDPTLLARVLSPDFRPDHPDFETTLADAIAVKAGVVTRDLTEQGERAYLNFGHTLAHAIEAVTHHGTSHGDAVGYGLHYAALLSRELGGSDLSGHTRRFLAWQQPKPLPDLNFDELNSYMARDKKADSVGVRFVLLHDLAQPYLTRVPDDVLRRVYAVWQTEVSPERLTV; from the coding sequence GTGCCTCGGATTGAAGTCGGCGGGGCCACGCCGTACACGGTGACGGTGGAACACGGCGCACTGAAACGGGCGCGGGTGCCGCAGCAGCGGGCCGCACTGATCGTGGATGCGGGGCTGCCTGGCGGAGTGGTGCAGCAGGCACAGGCCGCCTTTCAACCGGAACTGACGCTGGAGGTGCCGAGCGGCGACGCCTGCAAGACCGCTGAAGTCTGGAGCCGCGTGCTTTCACGGCTGGCGACGGCCAACCTGCCCCGCGACGGCGCGGTGATCGGGCTGGGTGGCGGCGCGACCACCGATCTGGCGGGCTTCGTGGCGGCGTCGTACCTGCGCGGGGTGGCGTATTACAGCGCTCCGACCACGCTGCTGGGCATGGTCGATGCGGCGGTGGGCGGCAAAACGGGCATCAACCTGCCGGAAGGCAAGAATCTGGTGGGCGCATTCTGGCCGCCGCGTGCGGTGTGGTGCGACCCGGACGTTCTAAACAGCCTGCCGCCCGCCGTCTTCCGCGAGGGCGCTGCCGAGGCGTACAAACACGGCCTGATTTCCGATCCGACGCTGCTGGCACGGGTGCTGTCGCCCGACTTCCGCCCCGACCACCCCGACTTTGAAACCACCCTCGCAGACGCCATCGCGGTCAAGGCGGGCGTGGTGACACGCGACCTGACCGAGCAGGGTGAGCGGGCGTATCTGAACTTCGGGCACACGCTGGCGCACGCCATCGAGGCGGTGACGCACCACGGCACTTCGCATGGCGACGCGGTGGGTTATGGCCTGCATTACGCCGCGCTGCTGTCACGCGAGCTGGGCGGCAGCGACCTGAGCGGGCATACCCGCCGCTTTCTGGCGTGGCAGCAGCCCAAGCCCCTACCCGACCTGAACTTCGACGAGCTGAACAGCTACATGGCCCGCGACAAGAAAGCCGACAGCGTGGGCGTGCGCTTCGTGCTGCTGCACGATCTGGCTCAGCCCTACCTCACCCGCGTGCCGGATGACGTGCTGCGCCGGGTCTATGCCGTGTGGCAGACCGAGGTTTCCCCGGAACGCCTGACGGTCTGA
- a CDS encoding shikimate kinase, with protein MTPPPELEPALSTFELEDGLAEELAESQLFPDPEPGLLSSSRLRAMTGPGLDSSGHPASSNMGAGLIDRPVSWVALAGFMGTGKSRIGWELSRALALHFVDTDKLITRVVGKSIPEVFAHEGESYFRACEGEVVRRVTRLDYAVVSLGGGTFIQEENRRVLLERGPVVVLWATPETILARTRNSDRPLLHTPDPLARIEALMNEREGAYRQGTIHVNSDGRPSEEVVDEIIERLWNYYEFGGERASD; from the coding sequence ATGACGCCCCCGCCCGAGCTGGAACCCGCTCTCTCGACCTTCGAGCTGGAAGACGGGCTGGCCGAAGAGTTGGCAGAATCTCAACTGTTCCCCGATCCGGAGCCTGGGTTGTTGTCTTCGTCTAGACTGCGGGCTATGACTGGCCCCGGCCTCGACAGTTCTGGCCATCCGGCTTCCAGCAACATGGGAGCGGGGCTGATTGACCGCCCGGTCAGTTGGGTGGCGCTGGCCGGCTTCATGGGCACCGGTAAAAGCCGCATCGGCTGGGAGCTGAGCCGCGCACTGGCACTGCATTTCGTCGATACCGACAAGCTGATTACCCGGGTGGTGGGCAAGAGCATTCCCGAGGTCTTCGCGCACGAGGGCGAGAGCTATTTTCGGGCCTGCGAGGGCGAGGTGGTGCGGCGCGTGACCCGGCTCGATTACGCGGTGGTGAGTCTGGGCGGCGGCACCTTCATTCAGGAGGAGAACCGCCGCGTGCTGCTGGAGCGTGGCCCGGTGGTGGTGCTGTGGGCCACACCCGAGACCATTCTGGCCCGCACCCGCAACTCGGATCGCCCACTGCTGCACACCCCCGACCCGCTGGCCCGCATCGAAGCCCTGATGAACGAGCGCGAGGGCGCGTACCGTCAGGGCACCATCCACGTGAACAGCGACGGGCGGCCCTCCGAAGAGGTCGTGGACGAGATCATCGAGCGCCTGTGGAATTACTACGAATTCGGGGGCGAACGTGCCTCGGATTGA
- a CDS encoding GNAT family N-acetyltransferase has translation MALSVRPLLPDDFEQARPMLLDMGFVENEAALEARFAEFCTRPDWGLLGAFEAERLLGYAVLQDYGTHLRSGSSHRTAKLHDLYTAPQARRRGVGRELMQEAEAWARARNLRYLFWYANLREATPAYVGMGYTAGEEIQEGYRFFEIDFGEANTRIPAPERHC, from the coding sequence ATGGCGTTGAGTGTTCGCCCACTTCTCCCCGACGACTTCGAGCAGGCACGCCCCATGCTGCTCGACATGGGATTTGTAGAGAACGAGGCGGCGCTGGAAGCCCGCTTTGCCGAGTTCTGCACCCGGCCTGACTGGGGGCTGCTCGGTGCCTTCGAAGCTGAAAGGCTGCTTGGATACGCAGTGCTTCAGGATTACGGAACACATCTGAGATCGGGCAGCAGCCACCGCACCGCCAAACTGCATGACCTGTACACCGCTCCCCAGGCCCGGCGGCGCGGCGTAGGCCGGGAACTGATGCAGGAAGCAGAAGCCTGGGCCAGAGCGCGGAATCTGCGATACCTGTTCTGGTACGCCAATCTGCGCGAGGCTACACCTGCGTATGTGGGCATGGGCTACACGGCAGGCGAGGAAATTCAGGAAGGCTACCGCTTTTTCGAGATCGATTTCGGTGAAGCCAATACGAGGATTCCAGCACCCGAACGCCACTGCTGA
- the pyrE gene encoding orotate phosphoribosyltransferase, with amino-acid sequence MDVLSLYRQAGAFHEGHFLLASGRHSPMFLQSTTLLQHPAQMQQIGAALAQKVLDAGYTPDFVIGPAMGGVVLAYEVARNLTHALPQIRALFAEKDGQGGMKIREAFTVQPGQTFIAVEDVLTTGGSVLKAVRATESYGATCLAIAIIIDRRRDAGPLQGIPLLSLEQLYFDTYAPDEIPEWLAARELQEI; translated from the coding sequence ATGGATGTTCTTTCGCTGTATCGCCAGGCCGGTGCCTTTCACGAGGGCCATTTTCTGCTGGCTTCGGGCCGCCATTCTCCGATGTTTCTCCAGTCCACCACGCTGCTGCAACACCCCGCCCAGATGCAGCAGATCGGCGCGGCGCTGGCTCAGAAGGTGCTGGACGCTGGGTACACGCCCGATTTCGTGATCGGCCCGGCAATGGGTGGTGTGGTGCTGGCCTATGAGGTGGCCCGCAACCTGACGCACGCGCTCCCGCAGATACGCGCCCTCTTTGCCGAGAAAGACGGACAGGGCGGCATGAAAATCAGAGAAGCATTCACGGTGCAGCCGGGCCAGACATTCATTGCCGTGGAGGACGTGTTGACCACCGGGGGTAGCGTGCTGAAAGCGGTGCGGGCTACCGAAAGCTACGGCGCGACCTGCCTCGCCATCGCCATCATCATCGACCGGCGCAGAGACGCTGGCCCCCTTCAGGGCATTCCCCTGCTCAGCCTGGAGCAGCTGTACTTCGACACCTACGCCCCCGATGAAATACCGGAGTGGCTGGCAGCGCGGGAATTGCAGGAAATCTGA
- the aroQ gene encoding type II 3-dehydroquinate dehydratase, producing MFLILNGPNLNLLGKREPHVYGSGTLEDLERQCEEWGTELGVAVTCHQSNFEGQLLEWVQQAFDQGFTGIVMNPGALTHYSYALRDAVAGQTLPVVEVHISNVDAREEFRHKSVTAAVCRGKISGLGWAGYRFAMEYLNELGG from the coding sequence ATGTTCCTGATCCTGAACGGCCCCAATCTGAACCTGCTGGGCAAGCGCGAACCCCATGTATACGGCAGCGGCACGCTCGAAGACCTGGAGCGCCAGTGCGAGGAGTGGGGCACCGAACTGGGCGTGGCCGTGACCTGCCACCAGAGCAACTTCGAGGGGCAACTGCTGGAGTGGGTGCAGCAGGCCTTTGATCAGGGCTTTACTGGCATCGTCATGAATCCCGGCGCACTGACGCACTACAGCTACGCCCTGCGCGACGCCGTGGCGGGGCAGACGTTGCCGGTGGTCGAGGTGCATATTTCCAACGTGGACGCCCGCGAGGAATTTCGTCACAAGTCGGTGACGGCGGCGGTGTGCAGGGGCAAGATTTCTGGGCTGGGCTGGGCCGGATACCGGTTTGCGATGGAGTACCTGAACGAACTGGGCGGCTGA
- the rpsI gene encoding 30S ribosomal protein S9, whose amino-acid sequence MALEQYYGTGRRKTAVARVFLRPGEGKIVVNGKEFQSYFRGVFRAVQALAAFRETGTAGRYDAVITVVGGGPTGQADAIKLGIARALLKVNPDYRVQMKPKGLLTRDPREVERKKFGLKKARRAPQFSKR is encoded by the coding sequence ATGGCACTGGAACAGTACTACGGCACCGGACGCCGCAAGACCGCCGTCGCGCGTGTTTTCCTGCGCCCTGGCGAAGGCAAGATCGTGGTCAACGGCAAGGAATTCCAGAGCTACTTCCGTGGCGTGTTCCGTGCAGTTCAGGCGCTGGCCGCCTTCCGCGAGACCGGCACCGCTGGCCGCTACGACGCCGTGATCACGGTGGTCGGCGGTGGCCCCACCGGACAGGCCGACGCCATCAAGCTGGGCATCGCCCGCGCCCTGCTGAAGGTCAATCCTGATTACCGCGTGCAGATGAAGCCCAAGGGCCTGCTGACCCGTGACCCCCGCGAAGTCGAGCGCAAGAAGTTCGGCCTCAAGAAGGCCCGCCGCGCTCCTCAGTTCAGCAAGCGCTAA
- the aroC gene encoding chorismate synthase, with amino-acid sequence MRFLTAGESHGPQLTAIIEGLPSQLPLGKDDIDPWLRKRQGGYGRGRRMVIETDEAQILSGVRAGRTTGAPVTLVIANKDHRNWTEIMSPEPGNEPRKKALTDARPGHADLAGGIKYRHKDLRDVLERASARETAARVAVGSIALKLLSELGVQGANHVVSLGGIEAQSTFDWNALEAIEDSDLRTADADAAARMRERIDQAKKDGDTLGGILEVRFRGLPVGLGSHVHSDRKLDGRIAGAVMSVQAMKGVEIGHAFEQARTPGSRVHDAVYYQGGTYARESNRAGGLEAGMTNGEELIVRVAMKPIATLMTPLPTVNVVTHEASDAARERSDTTAVPAAGIVLQTVVGWVLADAMLEKFGGDTLGELQERLKAAQQYARDY; translated from the coding sequence ATGAGGTTTCTGACCGCTGGAGAGTCACACGGGCCACAACTGACGGCCATCATCGAGGGACTGCCGTCGCAGTTGCCGCTGGGCAAGGACGACATCGATCCGTGGCTCCGCAAGCGGCAGGGCGGCTACGGACGCGGGCGGCGCATGGTCATCGAAACCGACGAGGCGCAGATTCTGAGCGGCGTGCGGGCCGGTCGCACCACCGGGGCACCCGTCACGCTGGTGATCGCCAACAAAGATCACCGCAACTGGACCGAGATCATGTCGCCCGAACCCGGCAACGAGCCGCGCAAGAAGGCCCTGACCGATGCCCGACCCGGCCACGCCGACCTCGCGGGCGGCATCAAGTACCGTCATAAAGACCTGCGCGACGTGCTGGAACGCGCCAGCGCCCGCGAGACGGCGGCGCGGGTGGCGGTGGGGTCGATTGCCCTCAAATTGCTGAGCGAGCTGGGCGTGCAGGGAGCCAATCACGTAGTCTCGCTGGGCGGCATCGAGGCGCAGAGTACCTTCGACTGGAATGCGCTGGAGGCCATCGAGGACAGCGACCTGAGAACCGCCGACGCCGACGCCGCTGCCAGAATGCGCGAACGCATCGATCAGGCCAAGAAAGACGGCGACACGCTGGGCGGCATTCTGGAGGTGCGCTTCCGGGGGCTGCCGGTGGGCCTGGGCAGCCACGTCCACAGCGACCGCAAGCTCGACGGGCGCATCGCCGGAGCGGTGATGAGCGTGCAGGCCATGAAGGGTGTCGAGATCGGACACGCCTTCGAGCAGGCCCGCACGCCCGGCAGCCGGGTTCACGACGCGGTGTATTACCAGGGCGGCACCTACGCCCGTGAAAGCAACCGGGCGGGCGGACTGGAGGCGGGCATGACCAACGGCGAGGAACTGATCGTGCGCGTCGCCATGAAGCCGATTGCCACCCTGATGACGCCGCTGCCCACCGTGAATGTGGTGACGCACGAGGCCAGCGACGCCGCCCGCGAGAGGTCGGACACCACGGCAGTTCCGGCAGCGGGCATCGTGTTGCAGACCGTGGTGGGCTGGGTACTGGCCGACGCCATGCTGGAGAAGTTCGGCGGCGACACGCTGGGCGAGCTTCAGGAACGGCTCAAGGCCGCCCAGCAGTACGCCCGAGACTACTGA
- a CDS encoding DMT family transporter, which translates to MSAVSPARPRHANHALGLALLLIVTCIWGSTFAVVKTATDTLQPATLIFWRFAIGTLCILPLLLWKRQDSGTRAEGKPRKLWLDGLLLGVWLMAGYGTQTIALSTTSANRAAFITALSVVLVPLWQALVSGRRLGGLLWAAVALAVSGLALLSWEGGALGVGDLWALACAVTYAGFILMLEHTSRAHAALPYTLAQLGWVTLLALAWVLLSHAPLLPPTESWGALLYLGAAATAVTTLLQTLGQRWVSAAEASVLYALEPVTASVFSYFLLGERVYLRGFLGGAMVVGATILSQFGAGRAEVPQVHTEEEER; encoded by the coding sequence ATGTCTGCTGTTTCGCCTGCCCGCCCACGCCATGCCAATCACGCTCTGGGGCTGGCTCTGCTCCTTATCGTCACCTGCATCTGGGGCAGCACTTTCGCGGTGGTCAAGACGGCCACCGATACCCTGCAACCCGCCACCCTGATCTTCTGGAGATTCGCCATCGGCACGCTCTGCATCCTGCCGCTGCTGCTGTGGAAGCGGCAGGACAGCGGAACGCGGGCGGAAGGGAAGCCCCGCAAGCTGTGGCTCGATGGTCTGCTGCTGGGCGTCTGGCTGATGGCGGGCTACGGCACCCAGACCATCGCCCTGAGCACCACCAGTGCCAACCGCGCCGCCTTCATCACGGCGCTGAGCGTGGTGCTGGTGCCGCTGTGGCAGGCGCTGGTGTCGGGTCGGCGGCTGGGCGGCCTGCTGTGGGCGGCGGTGGCTCTGGCGGTCAGTGGGCTGGCGCTGCTGAGCTGGGAAGGCGGAGCGCTGGGGGTGGGCGACCTGTGGGCGCTGGCGTGCGCTGTCACCTACGCGGGCTTCATCCTGATGCTCGAACACACCTCCCGCGCCCATGCCGCGCTGCCGTATACGCTGGCGCAGCTCGGGTGGGTCACGCTGCTGGCCCTGGCCTGGGTGCTGCTGTCTCATGCCCCGCTGCTACCGCCCACCGAAAGCTGGGGAGCGCTGCTGTATCTGGGGGCCGCCGCTACCGCCGTGACCACGCTGCTGCAAACGCTGGGGCAACGCTGGGTAAGTGCCGCCGAAGCAAGCGTGCTGTACGCCCTGGAACCCGTGACCGCCAGTGTGTTCAGCTATTTTCTGCTGGGCGAGCGGGTGTATCTGCGCGGCTTTCTGGGCGGCGCGATGGTCGTGGGAGCCACCATTCTCAGCCAGTTTGGGGCGGGGCGGGCTGAGGTGCCGCAGGTGCATACCGAGGAAGAGGAGCGCTAG
- the odhB gene encoding 2-oxoglutarate dehydrogenase complex dihydrolipoyllysine-residue succinyltransferase, with amino-acid sequence MPDIKVPVFSESVSEGTLLSWHKKPGEAVKRGEVLAEIETDKVVLEVTALQDGTLQTVAKNEGDTVLSEEVIGVLGEAGAVAAAPAATPTAEAADPAAGPVSGETSAGGTAVQPDSAPSGETPALSPAVRRVVTENNLNASQIPATGPRGNITKQDAVSAAQGGGTDQGPQSATAPVSLQTTAAPASAPAAAAVASGPRAEQRVPMTRIRQRIAERLKEVQNTAAILTTFNEVNMQPAMDLRKKYQDQFVAKHGVKLGFMSLFVRAATEALKAFPNVNASIDGKDIVYHAYYDMGIAVASERGLVVPILRDTDAMSLADIEKAIGGFAVKAKAGKLTMEDMSGGTFSITNGGTFGSMMSTPIINAPQSAILGMHNIIERPIAQNGQVVIAPMMYVALSYDHRIIDGKEAVQFLVMIKNLLEDPARILLDL; translated from the coding sequence ATGCCCGACATCAAAGTTCCTGTTTTTTCCGAATCTGTCAGTGAAGGCACGCTGCTGAGCTGGCACAAGAAGCCCGGCGAGGCGGTCAAGCGCGGCGAGGTGCTGGCCGAGATCGAAACCGACAAGGTGGTGCTGGAAGTGACGGCGCTGCAAGACGGCACGCTGCAAACGGTTGCCAAGAACGAAGGCGACACGGTGCTGAGCGAGGAAGTGATCGGGGTGCTGGGCGAGGCCGGAGCGGTCGCTGCCGCACCTGCTGCCACGCCGACTGCCGAAGCGGCAGACCCTGCGGCTGGCCCTGTCAGCGGTGAAACAAGTGCGGGCGGCACTGCCGTTCAACCCGACAGCGCTCCGAGTGGCGAGACGCCCGCGCTGTCGCCCGCCGTTCGCCGTGTCGTTACCGAGAACAACCTGAATGCCTCGCAGATTCCTGCCACCGGGCCGCGTGGCAACATCACCAAGCAGGACGCTGTCAGCGCCGCGCAGGGCGGAGGCACCGACCAGGGACCGCAGAGCGCCACCGCTCCGGTTTCGCTTCAGACCACCGCTGCACCTGCCAGTGCGCCCGCAGCGGCAGCGGTTGCCAGCGGCCCACGTGCCGAGCAGCGTGTGCCGATGACGCGCATTCGTCAGCGCATCGCCGAGCGCCTGAAGGAAGTGCAGAACACCGCCGCCATCCTGACCACCTTCAACGAAGTGAACATGCAGCCCGCGATGGACCTGCGGAAGAAGTACCAGGATCAGTTCGTCGCCAAGCACGGCGTCAAGCTGGGCTTCATGAGCCTGTTCGTGCGGGCTGCCACCGAAGCGCTCAAGGCGTTCCCCAACGTGAACGCCAGCATTGACGGCAAAGACATCGTGTACCACGCGTATTACGATATGGGTATCGCGGTGGCGTCCGAGCGCGGTCTGGTGGTGCCGATTTTGCGCGACACCGACGCCATGAGCCTGGCCGACATCGAGAAGGCCATCGGCGGCTTCGCGGTCAAGGCCAAAGCGGGCAAGCTGACGATGGAAGACATGAGCGGCGGCACATTCAGCATCACCAACGGCGGCACCTTCGGCAGCATGATGAGCACCCCGATCATCAATGCACCCCAGAGCGCCATTCTGGGCATGCACAACATCATCGAGCGCCCGATTGCCCAGAACGGTCAGGTCGTGATTGCCCCGATGATGTACGTGGCGCTCAGCTACGACCACCGCATCATCGACGGCAAGGAAGCGGTGCAGTTTCTGGTGATGATCAAGAACCTGCTGGAAGACCCGGCGCGTATCCTGCTCGATCTGTAA